A single region of the Triticum dicoccoides isolate Atlit2015 ecotype Zavitan chromosome 2B, WEW_v2.0, whole genome shotgun sequence genome encodes:
- the LOC119362466 gene encoding F-box/kelch-repeat protein SKIP6-like: MSAASASSPQPPEAIRGTLIPVLPDDLAVQCIALLPRAAHPTLALVSRALHGLLCLHPEPLLAARRRLGRSDPHIVISVRPPYSASPRFFLLLPHPGWPPLPLPSPPIPVSSSSAVAVNGHRLYLVGGSVAGIPASSVQILDTRTRSWSIGPRLSSPREFAAAAVLPGLLFVAGGCVPSSPFWAEALDLASPHARWSPVPSPDHLREKWMHGCVSLAGKVLAVADRGGLVYDPAAPPGEAWAPVSPVLDMGWKGRAAVVGGILYSYDYMGQVKGYDPDTDTWNTVEGLEKELPRFLCGATLANVGGLLYLIWEGKWKGKSSKGEGKVKDMVVIEWATIEVTRVEEGRLSGKVISRDTAVFTDMPGGSAITHCISLDL; the protein is encoded by the coding sequence ATGTCCGCCGCATCCGCCTCTTCGCCCCAGCCGCCGGAGGCCATCCGCGGAACCCTCATCCCCGTTCTGCCCGACGACCTGGCCGTCCAGTGCATCGCGCTCCTCCCGCGCGCCGCGCATCCAACCCTCGCCCTCGTCTCCCGCGCTCTGCacggcctcctctgcctccacccggagcccctcctcgccgcccggcgccgcctcGGCCGCTCCGACCCCCACATCGTCATCTCGGTCCGGCCGCCCTACTCCGCGTCCCCTCGCTTCTTCCTGCTGCTGCCGCATCCCGGGTGGCCCCCtctgcccctcccctcccctccgatCCCCGTCTCCTCCTCCTCGGCGGTCGCCGTCAACGGGCACCGGCTCTACCTCGTCGGCGGATCCGTGGCCGGGATCCCCGCTTCGTCGGTGCAAATCCTGGACACCCGCACCAGATCCTGGTCCATCGGCCCGCGCCTCTCCTCCCCGCGGGAGTTCGCTGCCGCCGCGGTCCTTCCCGGTCTGCTATTCGTCGCCGGAGGCTGTGTTCCGTCGTCTCCCTTCTGGGCCGAGGCTCTCGACCTTGCCTCCCCACACGCCAGGTGGTCCCCCGTCCCCAGCCCAGACCACCTCCGGGAGAAGTGGATGCACGGCTGCGTGTCGCTCGCCGGGAAGGTCCTTGCGGTGGCCGACCGCGGCGGCTTGGTCTACGACCCGGCGGCGCCACCTGGTGAGGCGTGGGCGCCAGTCTCTCCGGTCCTGGACATGGGGTGGAAGGGCCGTGCTGCTGTGGTCGGTGGAATCCTCTACTCCTACGATTACATGGGACAGGTCAAGGGCTATGATCCAGACACTGATACCTGGAACACGGTGGAAGGGTTGGAGAAGGAGCTGCCGAGGTTCCTTTGTGGTGCCACTCTTGCCAATGTCGGCGGACTGCTCTACCTAATCTGGGAAGGGAAGTGGAAAGGGAAATCTAGTAAGGGAGAAGGCAAAGTGAAGGACATGGTGGTGATTGAATGGGCTACCATTGAGGTGACGAGGGTTGAAGAGGGGCGGTTAAGTGGGAAGGTAATATCCAGGGATACTGCTGTGTTCACAGACATGCCGGGGGGTTCTGCGATCACACATTGCATTTCGTTGGATCTATGA
- the LOC119362467 gene encoding uncharacterized protein LOC119362467, with translation MAATASLSAVAAPLSVAGLKKATSFRPLPVVRAGRPAARMTVVRASSASVQEKLTAGLTAAAVAAALVLPEVAEAASPGLSPSLKNFLLSIVSGGVVFAGIAGAVVAVSNFDPVKRT, from the coding sequence ATGGCCGCCACCGCGTCCCTGTCTGCCGTCGCGGCGCCCCTGTCCGTCGCCGGGCTCAAGAAGGCCACGTCGTTCCGGCCCCTGCCGGTGGTCAGGGCCGGCAGGCCCGCGGCGAGGATGACGGTCGTCCGGGCGTCCTCCGCGTCCGTGCAGGAGAAGCTCACGGCCGGGCTGACCGcggcggccgtggcggcggcgctgGTGCTGCCCGAGGTCGCGGAGGCCGCGTCCCCGGGGCTGTCCCCGTCGCTCAAGAACTTCCTGCTCAGCATCGTGTCCGGCGGGGTCGTCTTCGCCGGCATCGCCGGGGCAGTCGTCGCCGTCTCCAACTTCGACCCCGTCAAGAGGACCTGA